In one window of Macaca thibetana thibetana isolate TM-01 chromosome 5, ASM2454274v1, whole genome shotgun sequence DNA:
- the LOC126955649 gene encoding uncharacterized protein LOC126955649, with the protein MPVPRHLTQRAPGQRFQGKSRRLQAGVPGIPPWCRLERGEPWRGSCGRCRRPGAGPVPGRGDPPGRASRRSGQVGGGEGGGRGSRSKVELRLRVLRQQLLEDTVETQGGSLRVCKHPGPRLRFGSATPLLPRLARPHSARLVTARATCPRTLLRDGQKRWGPR; encoded by the coding sequence ATGCCAGTACCCCGTCATCTCACCCAAAGGGCGCCAGGCCAGAGATTCCAGGGGAAAAGTCGTCGGCTGCAGGCGGGTGTCCCAGGAATTCCTCCATGGTGCCGGCTGGAGCGCGGCGAGCCATGGCGCGGCAGCTGCGGGAGGTGCAGGCGACCCGGGGCTGGGCCGGTCCCGGGGAGAGGGGATCCCCCGGGCCGCGCGTCCCGCCGTTCAGGCCAggtagggggtggggaaggaggaggaagaggatcccGAAGCAAGGTAGAGCTGAGGCTCAGAGTTCTCAGGCAGCAGCTGCTGGAGGACACCGTGGAGACCCAAGGCGGCTCTCTTCGGGTCTGCAAACACCCGGGGCCCCGGTTAAGATTTGGCAGTGCCACCCCGCTCCTCCCCCGCCTTGCACGACCGCATTCCGCGCGCCTTGTCACTGCGAGGGCTACCTGTCCTCGCACACTCCTCCGCGATGGCCAGAAAAGGTGGGGACCGAGATAA